From a region of the Tachysurus fulvidraco isolate hzauxx_2018 chromosome 5, HZAU_PFXX_2.0, whole genome shotgun sequence genome:
- the c5h1orf210 gene encoding type III endosome membrane protein TEMP, translating into MSSAAYSLCMLFSLWGSSLCHTLLTVGPCVGDTEKATFDCSRRKLTSVPQHIWANVTELDLSENHLHLLHTNAQRKLRHLGHLIKLNLSGNDLPLLVKQSFYLFPSLEILDLSGCKVAAIETGALLNFPRLRKLFLSISDLRTPMSAVLQGHEWVDVIDHTSNQASDRTKDFNMASHSLFLRKLLTESLENMINATDANDKKPSDSWKYLVAVLVIAISLSVLIAIGAKCKIFQRYLASYRHSRLSEGDGASQCDPASFEVGFSSRGNIPNSDTVHGNLEDDDGFIEDNYIQASERERAEREAKHWQEDDEDEDMEEFSIG; encoded by the exons ATGAGCTCTGCAGCTTATTCCCTGTGTATGCTCTTCAGTCTCTGGGGCTCATCTTTATGCCATACACTCCTAACCGTGGGACCCTGTGTGGGTGATACAGAGAAG GCCACCTTTGATTGCAGCAGACGTAAGCTTACATCTGTACCCCAGCACATATGGGCAAATGTGACTGAGCTGGACCTCTCTGAGAACCACCTACATTTATTACACACTAACGCCCAGAGGAAATTGAGGCACTTAGGCCATTTGATCAAGCTCAATTTATCAGGGAATGACCTCCCCCTGCTGGTAAAGCAGAGCTTCTACCTCTTCCCCTCTCTGGAAATACTGGATCTCAGTGGATGCAAGGTGGCTGCAATTGAGACCGGGGCCCTGCTTAACTTTCCCAGACTGCGAAAGTTGTTTCTAAGTATCAGTGATCTACGAACCCCGATGTCTGCTGTACTTCAAGGTCATGAATGGGTTGACGTTATAGATCACACCAGTAATCAAGCAAGTGACAGAACCAAAG ACTTCAACATGGCCAGCCATAGTTTATTCCTACGTAAACTACTGACTGAAAGCTTGGAGAACATGATCAATGCAACAG ATGCCAATGATAAAAAACCTTCAGACAGCTGGAAGTACCTTGTGGCAGTTCTGGTGATAGCCATCAGTCTCTCTGTGCTCATTGCCATTGGTGCAAAGTGTAAAATCTTCCAGCGATATTTGGCAAGCTACAGACACTCCAGGCTCAGTGAAGGAGATGGTGCAAGTCAATGTGACCCTGCAAGTTTTGAGGTGGGATTCTCCAGCCGAGGCAACATCCCTAATTCAGATACGGTACATGGAAACCTGGAGGATGATGATGGATTCATTGAAGACAATTACATTCAAGCAAGTGAGCGGGAAAGAGCAGAGCGAGAGGCTAAACACTGGcaggaggatgatgaggatgaggacatGGAAGAGTTCAGCAttggataa
- the tie1 gene encoding tyrosine-protein kinase receptor Tie-1, whose amino-acid sequence MIYLISLLCLYSTSDAVMDLTLRSNGSNSSQHFALFCITGERNADGLELSIRKDNSIMRMTQDPLFTVHKVHSREVLASGFSGMGHKGIFYCHLKQGSKYQSTVTLISNYNKGHLRPQRLSIVTNKGDTVHLAMDVVGTEERDVTWKFNGNYYYITNWGDIENRTAVLTINDVMQSNAGIYSASYVLDSPIYGAWMHLIVRDCPKNKWGTGCDKECPECLNGGVCHDKDGDCVCPPGFMGTRCETACREGMFGRNCQESCKAENGCQGQTFCLVEPYGCSCASGWHGHHCNKPCPEGLYGADCRLSCNCKNKGKCSRFSGCQCPTGWRGQHCEKLDHAPQILDMARNLEWNLKSSPKILCSSTGYPLPSHTSFELRKPDSTVLKASHITMDANKSTAHFVITNLTPKDGGLWECRVSTEGGQDFCKFNLTVKEPPYPTSPPKLIEKNSKQIVVKPVEKYSGDGPISAIKLLYKPVESEHTWSTIIVYNNEPITLMNLKPMTKYRVQVQLTRPGDGGEGPLGPETIMETECLGPSSPRNVQAKPLSISTVKVCWEPPEDHNGGIVKYVIEYQPVGKVGLHPLVDTDDGNKTTKDVTALNGSTLYQFRVRAFTKVPGEWSKFVQAKTQADGPANYIPTTQGVGRPQKEEHQLLWAVIGSVAITCVTILLALLVLFYIRKSIVRRKRTFTYQSGSGEETILQFNSGTLTLTRRPKPISEPLTYPILEWEDIKFEDVIGEGNFGQVIKAMIKKDGTKMSAAVKMLKEFASENDHRDFAGELEVLCKLGQHPNIINLLGACENKGYLYIAIEYAPYGNLLDFLRKSRVLETDPAFAKEHGTASTLTSQQLLQFAADVATGMHYLSDKQFIHRDLAARNVLVGENLVAKIADFGLSRGEEVYVKKTMGRLPVRWMAIESLNYSVYTTKSDVWSFGVLLWEIVSLGGTPYCGMTCAELYEKLPQGYRMEKPRNCDDEVYEMMRQCWRDRPYERPPFSQISVQLNRMQEARKAYVNMALFENFTYAGIDATAEEA is encoded by the exons ATGATTTACCTCATCAGCCTTTTGTGTTTATACAGCACATCAG ATGCAGTCATGGATCTCACACTGAGGTCAAATGGGAGTAATTCTTCACAGCACTTTGCCCTCTTCTGCATCACAGGCGAGCGCAATGCTGATGGATTAGAGCTTAGCATCAGAAAAGACAACAGCATAATGCGTATGACACAAGATCCACTTTTCACCGTGCATAAGGTTCACTCTAGAGAAGTGCTGGCTTCTGGTTTCAGTGGCATGGGGCATAAGGGCATCTTTTACTGCCATTTGAAGCAGGGTTCAAAATACCAGAGCACTGTCACACTCATCAGCAACTACAATAAAG gtcaCCTCAGACCACAGAGGCTCTCCATTGTGACTAATAAAGGAGATACGGTACATCTGGCAATGGACGTGGTAGGCACGGAGGAAAGAGATGTCACATGGAAATTTAACG GAAATTATTACTACATTACCAACTGGGGTGATATTGAAAATCGGACTGCAGTTCTCACCATAAATGATGTTATGCAAAGCAATGCAGGGATATACAGCGCAAGCTACGTTCTAGACAGCCCCATCTATGGAGCCTGGATGCATTTAATTGTTCGCG ATTGTCCGAAAAACAAATGGGGCACAGGATGTGACAAGGAATGTCCTGAGTGCCTTAATGGTGGTGTGTGTCATGACAAAGATGGAGACTGTGTTTGTCCTCCAGGCTTCATGGGAACACGCTGTGAGACAG CATGTCGAGAGGGTATGTTTGGGCGAAACTGCCAGGAATCCTGTAAGGCAGAAAATGGATGCCAGGGTCAGACCTTCTGCCTTGTCGAGCCTTATGGCTGTTCCTGTGCAAGTGGCTGGCATGGACATCACTGCAACAAAC CTTGTCCTGAGGGATTGTATGGAGCTGACTGCCGTCTGAGCTGCAATTGTAAGAACAAGGGCAAATGTAGTCGATTCAGTGGCTGCCAATGTCCTACTGGTTGGAGAGGACAACACTGTGAGAAGCTAG ATCATGCTCCACAAATCCTTGACATGGCTAGGAACCTGGAGTGGAACCTAAAATCCAGCCCAAAAATCTTATGCTCTTCCACAGGCTATCCTCTTCCCAGTCATACCAGTTTTGAGCTCCGCAAGCCGGACAGCACGGTTCTTAAG GCCTCCCACATCACAATGGATGCAAACAAGAGCACAGCTCATTTTGTGATTACAAACTTGACTCCTAAAGATGGGGGGCTCTGGGAATGTCGGGTCTCAACAGAGGGTGGGCAGGACTTCTGTAAGTTCAACCTGACTGTTAAAG AGCCCCCCTATCCAACCTCTCCTCCAAAACTGATTGAGAAGAACAGCAAACAGATAGTTGTAAAGCCTGTGGAGAAATACAGTGGTGATGGGCCCATTTCGGCTATAAAGCTCCTCTATAAGCCTGTGGAGTCAGAACACACCTGGTCTACAATAATAG TGTACAACAATGAGCCTATTACACTAATGAACTTAAAGCCCATGACCAAATATCGGGTTCAGGTGCAGCTTACCAGGccaggagatggaggagaggGACCATTGGGTCCAGAGACTATCATGGAGACTGAATGTCTAG GTCCCTCTTCACCACGGAATGTCCAGGCTAAACCCTTGTCCATCAGCACAGTTAAGGTTTGTTGGGAGCCCCCTGAAGATCACAATGGAGGCATTGTGAAATACGTCATTGAATACCAACCAGTGGGCAAGGTCGGACTACACCCTTTGGTGGACACCGATGATGGAAACAAGACCACCAAGGATGTGACAGCATTAAATGGCAGCACTTTATACCAGTTTCGTGTGCGGGCTTTCACAAAGGTGCCTGGGGAGTGGAGCAAATTTGTGCAAGCAAAAACTCAAGCCGATG GTCCTGCCAACTACATTCCAACCACTCAGGGGGTTGGAAGGCCTCAGAAGGAGGAGCATCAGCTACTCTGGGCTGTGATTGGCTCAGTAGCAATTACCTGTGTCACCATCCTTCTAGCACTACTGGTCCTCTTCTACATACGCAAATCCATTGTCAGACGCAAACGCACATTCACCTACCAATCCGGATCT GGAGAAGAGACCATTTTGCAGTTCAACTCAGGGACTCTCACACTGACTCGGAGACCAAAGCCCATCTCGGAACCTCTAACTTACCCTATTCTGGAATGGGAAGACATCAAGTTTGAGGATGTTATTGGTGAAGGGAATTTTGGGCAAGTCATTAAAGCAATGATCAAGAAGGATGGAACCAAAATGAGTGCTGCAGTCAAAATGCTTAAAG AATTTGCCTCAGAAAATGACCACCGGGACTTCGCTGGGGAACTGGAGGTGCTCTGCAAGCTGGGCCAGCATCCCAACATTATTAACCTTCTAGGAGCTTGTGAAAACAAAG GTTACCTGTATATTGCTATTGAGTATGCTCCTTATGGGAATCTCCTGGATTTCTTGAGGAAGAGCCGTGTTCTCGAGACGGATCCAGCTTTTGCTAAAGAACATGGCACTGCCTCCACACTCACCTCGCAGCAGCTGCTTCAGTTCGCCGCAGATGTAGCAACCGGCATGCATTACCTTAGTGACAAACAG TTTATTCACAGAGATCTGGCAGCCAGAAACGTACTGGTTGGAGAAAATTTGGTGGCAAAAATTGCTGATTTTGGACTCTCACGTGGAGAGGAGGTGTATGTCAAAAAGACCATG GGGAGACTTCCTGTACGATGGATGGCTATCGAATCCCTTAATTACAGTGTCTACACCACAAAAAGTGATGT CTGGTCATTTGGGGTGCTCTTGTGGGAGATTGTAAGTTTAG GAGGAACTCCATACTGTGGGATGACCTGTGCTGAGCTCTACGAGAAGCTTCCACAGGGCTACAGGATGGAAAAGCCCAGAAACTGTGATGATGAAGT GTATGAGATGATGAGACAGTGTTGGAGAGACAGGCCTTACGAAAGGCCGCCGTTTTCTCAGATATCTGTTCAGCTGAACAGGATGCAAGAGGCAAGGAAG GCCTACGTAAACATGGCTCTGTTTGAGAACTTCACCTACGCTGGAATAGATGCCACTGCTGAAGAGGCCTGA